A region of the Salvia splendens isolate huo1 chromosome 11, SspV2, whole genome shotgun sequence genome:
TTGGGTATTGAATCTTGTTTATGGGGTAGAATCGATTGCAGTGGTTTCTTATCTTCCCCGTGTACCTGGTGTACCTGATGAACTTGGTTGAGTCGTTGACACCGATACTAAGATGTAGAAGATATTGATCAACTTAGGGGATTTCAACAGTTAAGAAAACAAGAGATGCTTGATGTATCACTAATATAAGCCTGTGGAAAATCAAATAACGGTGTTAAAAGTGCTCTTACACATTTCATTAATCGCTTAAATATGACTTCGAAGAATCATTAGCACAGGCTTACGGTTGAAAATGTGTTTATGTTCAGAGCCTTATAGAATCATATCCAGGGTCCAGGGAAATATGCTTGTATATATACATGTTGAGAAACTATTAGTctgaattgattttttttgctaCCTCAGGCTTATTAAAGACTATGACCGAGAACTCAAGGACTCAGACTACAAAAATGACCCTAGCACAAACAAGATCCTTAATGAGAAAAAACAATCAATGGTGAGTTCTACTCTCTGGAACCTTTTATTTTTCTGTACTTCCTAGAGGCCACTTttcttttacttaaaaaatacTACCTCTGAAGTTCCCTGCCTTATCTTGCAGATCAAAGAGTTGAACTCATACGTCGCTCTCAAGAAACAGTAAGTTCCTTCAGGATAATCGGAATTGGACCATGACATTCGTATGTTATTCTAATACTCCGTACAATTTAGTATAACAGACGTATGGACTTGTAATTTTAACCGTTTTTCTTTTACAATGCCGTAGGTATTCAAGTAGTCTTGAACATAAGCGAGTGGATCTCTTCGAGGGCCCGGGTGAAGGGTTTGCAGAAGATAATGTGTTGCTTGCTTCAAGTAAGAACTATCCATCAGATGCTTGATAGACCATTCATGCTTGAAAATATCTTTAATGATCCTAGAATCAATTGACAAGAAAAGGGGATTATAGTGATTCACACTTGCAATTTGGTCGGGTTCAGTTATTTCTTGATGGTTCATGGATAAAGATGCTCCAAGGAGTGAGTAGCAAACACTATGAGATCCTACgggaaaacaaaaatattgggTTATAAATGATTATTATGATATTATTGTCATCATTTTGTTATCCTTCACTACGAATATATCGCTTTGATccaatgcataagaagtaaggGTAAAAAGAGTAGTATCTGGGCATGTATGACCTGTTTTCAGCTTGTTGAAAATAGTTTGCCTCATTTcgattgttatttttaaaatctggTCTCGTGGTGATTCATGGTGGCAAAGAACACAACCTCATTTGGATTCTTATGTTTAAAATCTGGACACAGTTTACACTGGAAGAAACAATTCAATGCATTTTTATCCATTTATTTTCCTTCTAGCAAATATTTATGACTGAGAAGAATGTGGATTTTTTGTATTGCAGATATGACAAATCAGCAGCTTATGGATCATGGAAATAATATGATGGATGAGACTGATCAAGCAATTGACAGAGCTCAAAAGGTCTATAAATTGGAATGCACAATTGCATTTCTAGATTCTTTTATTATGTATGATGATTCATTACTTCTCCTGCTATATGATCTACAAGGTAAAAAATTCCTTTTACTAGTTCTGACAACAATAATAAGTGGAGGTCGGCATCTTGCCATTTAGACACATTTTAGTTGTACTGTGTATATCCTAGTTTTTTCCTGTATGGCTAGTAAGCTGTAACATCTGAAAAGTTAGTTTTAATAGTATTAACAACTTTGTTTCATGTCTCTTCATAAATCTAAAAATAAGTAAAGCTTCTCATTTTGATCCTCCTTCAGAAAGATCAGTAATACGAAAAAATCTCGCCACCTGCTAAGTCATTCCTATATCAGTATTCATTGTCTGCTACTTACTTTTAATTAGCATATGAGGTTAATTCAGTATCCACTAGAAGTTTGAATCATAAATCCCTATTAAGttccattttcttcttcttttttaggTTGTTCATGAGACCATTAATGTGGGGACAGAGACGTCTGCCGCACTCAAAGCACAGGTGTGTTTTGAATTGAGAAGAGGTTCACTTTTCCAGGAAAAATCTTATACCTGATAGTTGCCGATAAGCTTTTGCATCTTGTGTTATTTTCAGACTGAACAGATGAGCAGAATCGTGAATGAGCTGGACTCCATCCATTTTTCAATTAAGAAGGCCTCTAAGCTAGTAAAGGAAATTGGTAGGCAGGTGAATATCTTAAATGATCACCGGTCTGCTTTGATATGTCGAACTCTTTTCATTATACTAGTGAAACTAATTTGGTTTCTTATTTAGGTTGCAACTGATCGGTGTATCATGGCTCTCCTATTCCTTATTGTTGTTGGTGTCTTAGCTGTCATTATAGTAAAGGTCAGATACCTGTTTGCTTTTCATTATTTTGTATTTGGCTTACAATTAAAAAGCTCGATTTTTCTGACCATTGAACACCTGTTACATTTGTAACATGTCTTCTTATTGAGTTGTTTATGTTTGCTTATAAGTTGTATGAGCAATGCAGTCTGATATGGTTTCCTTTTTTAGCGGTGTGTTATGATTTTGTATGTGGTGGGGCTTTTCTAAGATGTTGGTGTGACTCAATTTTCAGATTGTGAACCCAAATAACAAAGATATTCGAGATATACCAGGATTAGCTCCTCCTGCACCTGCTCGGAAACTTCTATGGATTTCTGATTGATGAATGCAGAATCTCATGGCTACCAAATATCGACTATCTGGAGTTTGAATGGACGAAATTTGATTGGCTAGGTAGCTGAGGGGTCGAGTTCATCAAAGTCAGGGTTCGACAGATAGATCAATTGATATGAGTGTGATCTTCTTCTGTTCGTCAATCGCATATTTTTTAGGAGGCGGCTACCATAATTGTCAACAACATAATTTCTACCTTGTATCTTCTGAAAGAGTCGATTCTTTTACATTTGGATGAGGAATATTCGGTGTATATGCAGCTGGCATTCTTTAATCTTTATATATGTATTTGTTCATGTGTTTTGTTAGATGATGAATCGAGTATTGAAACAACACCGTCTCTATGAAAGAGTACTTGTGAGTTGTGAGTGAAGGTCCAACTTTTCAAAGTCTATTTTGGTCTCCTGTGAGGGCTACTTGCAACTTTCAATCCATAAACACGACATGTGCCCGTTGCGTCGACGTTATAAAGCCCAAGACAAGCTCAATGTTTGATTTGGAAACATAGTGAATTCCCTCCAAATCATCAATTTTATAAAGCCTAATTCAGGTTAAACAACATTTGATCTGGACTCGAATACTACAGCATTTGTACATCAAGTTGAAAAGACGAATTAATGATCAAACAGAGATAACTACTCGCAAACATATACAACTAATGAAGTTGTACACACACACTTTAGTACCAGTCATTTTTAATATTAgatttcccaaaaaaaataaattccttCATTCAAACGACAAAAGAATGGGTTAAAAACTTAACCAGAAGAGTAGTATCTTCACTATGAAattgattataattaattacttttGTTGATAGAATCACACTTTGCTTAAGCAAAATAATTGTTAAGAGATGTTGGAAGTAGTATATGTGTGTATAATATTGTTAGTATTTTGTAGTATTTCTGTTCGAATCATGATAAAGAAAATTCAATCCATTTATCCTACATGTCTACatacaattttatttgaa
Encoded here:
- the LOC121756243 gene encoding novel plant SNARE 11-like, with the translated sequence MVSEALAEIEGQIQDIFRALSNGFQKLEKIKDSTRRSRQLEELTDKMRECKRLIKDYDRELKDSDYKNDPSTNKILNEKKQSMIKELNSYVALKKQYSSSLEHKRVDLFEGPGEGFAEDNVLLASNMTNQQLMDHGNNMMDETDQAIDRAQKVVHETINVGTETSAALKAQTEQMSRIVNELDSIHFSIKKASKLVKEIGRQVATDRCIMALLFLIVVGVLAVIIVKIVNPNNKDIRDIPGLAPPAPARKLLWISD